The Erythrolamprus reginae isolate rEryReg1 chromosome 6, rEryReg1.hap1, whole genome shotgun sequence DNA segment CTAAGGATTGTACAACTTGAAGTCCAACCTGTTTGGAGAATATCAggttggggaaggctgctctaaaAAGTTTCTCAAAAGGAATTTGAATCAGAAAGTGTCATTGCGATGTGAATACATACAGTGTTGGAACTTTTAAAGTCTCAGATAAATCCCCGAGTGCTATCTTTCAATGGCGGCACAGTGCTGTACTATTAAGCTTTTCAAACTGGCCATATCATTGTTGCTATGAGAAATAGATCAAAATATCTTCAGTAGCAACAGAatagtttaatttaattcatttaatttaatttatctgaCTTCTATGCCCCCCGATCACAATGACTACTAGTTCCCCTTGACTACAAAGCCTCTTCTAATTGTATTAGGTATGCATAAGAGACATTTTATAACTTTCTTTCTCCTACTCTTTGTCCACAGGTCTGAGTAATATAATTGGCATCATTGTGTACATATCAGCCAATGCTGGAGACCCCTCAAAAAGTGACTCCAAGAAGAACAGTTACTCTTACGGATGGTCCTTCTACTTTGGGGCCTTGTCCTTCATTATAGCTGAGATGGTTGGAGTGCTGGCTGTACACATGTTCATTGACCGGCACAAACAGCTGCGTGCCAGCACTCACACCACGGACTACCTCCAGTCCTCTGCCATCACCCGCATACCCAGTTACCGCTACCGCTATCAGAGACGCAGTCGCTCCAGTTCCCGTTCCACTGAGCCTTCACACTCCAGGGATGCCTCTCCTGTTGGGATCAAAGGGTTCAACACCCTCCCATCCACGGAAATCTCGATGTATACCCTGACCAGGGACCCCCTGAAGGCTGCTACTACCCCCACAGCCACCTACAATTCAGACAGGGATAACAGCTTCCTCCAGGTACACAACTGTAtccagaaagaaaacaaagactCTATCCACACTAACACAGCCAACCGCCGGACCACCCCTGTATGAAGCTATCATGAGGGGCTGAAAACTGGGGGACAAGGAAAGTGGGGGAAGGACTCGGGTGCAGGAGGGAGGAACAGTGGGGAGGGCCTGTAGGGGCAAGAAGAGAGCAACCATAGGAACCttccaaaagcaaaaaacaacaacaaccacaaacaAAGTTAAGTGAAACATccaaaaagaaaggggaaaaaaccgttttaaaaaaagaaaaaaaataaaaaataaaaaaatcaagagaaagaaatttaaaaacataaaaaatagaaaataaatttaaaagaaaatgcatgaTTTCCCATGTACcattattttaacatttaataaaagcagatttaaaaaaaggaaccaagaaataaaataataataatttttaaaaaaacaagtgcGAAAAAGAGGAGGCAGCTCTTTGgattggagggaggggagggggggaaactaCTCTTTAATttcttagtttatttttattttcatttttagccCATTGTGAATTTGCAACTCTCTGGCAATCTCCAGCCAGAAATAAAACGCAGTGACTTTGGTGTCTACCCTCTTTGTACATGCATTGGGGCCTATCTAATTTTTTTGAACCTGCCACCCCAGGAATGACTGGGGGTTCAACGTGTCCTTGTTGGTCCATAGAGCTTAACTGTCACCTTCTTTGTCCTTGGGGATTTGCAAGGTTAGTGCCAGTATGCTAATCTCCAGGTCTCAGGAAGTTAAAGCTAAGCAGCTCAGCCTCATTAGCCTACGACTATTCTGGGGTTAACCGGGACAttgcaacaaagaaaaaaaagcttaATATAaagtggcatttttaaaaaaataaaacagatataaataaatgtaaatataatgaAGGATTTACTTGCCAGAAAGTGAGAGAgtatttttattttcatcttttttccagcttgaaaactatgaaaactcaAATCGTAGAAGAAAATCAACagcactttcttttttaaaagataccCAGTACTTGACCTGTTGTTTGACATTAATAGCATTCCCTCCCTCTCCACTTCCCTTGCCAGCCATGAGAATTATGGACTGAGAAGACAATTTCCCCATAGAGAGAATGAGGCCACTGTTATTTGGTTTagaaaaattgatttaaaaaatatctaaaggtTGTTCTCCCCCTGTGGTAGGGATATCCATGGggcatggtaaaaaaaaaattgtcaggATGGTGGCTGCAATGGTGTGATCAAAGCACCacccttttttaaaatgtgtgttgTATATAAAAGCAGGCAGAACTCTGctattttgactttttttgacCAAACTCTGTGGACACCCCTGCCTTGTGGACATTTGCAGGCTTTAGAAAGATGCTAGGCAAAGTAGCTACTATTTGCTCGCTGACCTCAGCTTCATTTCCATCAGTAGCTTTTCTGCTTTGTGGATAAAATCTTGCCAAAACCATTGGAGTTGCTCTCATGTACACTGAACAGGCTGTCATTGGCTGAAATTCAGCTCCGGTGCCAAATCCATAACACTAAAAGAAATATGCCCTGGTTTCCTTCTGTTGCTAGGGCTAGCCAGTCCCTGGCTGTACATTCAGTCCGCCTTTCTCAGAGGCCTACTTATGATGTTGCCATATGTAGTGTGGGACAGTTTGTCTTTTAAACGagcttttaaaaatcattcagaAGAGGAAATATTTGGTAAGTGTAGCTTTTCCCATCCCTGTAGCACAACATTTGGAAGAAACTGCAGcttcttatttctctctctctctctctctctctctctctctctctctctctctctctctctctctctctctctctctctctctctctctctgtgtctgtgtgtgtgtctctctctgtctgtctctctctgtctgtctgtctctctgtctctgtctctctctctctgtctctctctctcttttaaaggcAGAACAGCTGAAGTTCACCAAACATGAAATCTGGTGGCTCCATAGGTTTTGACAGAATTTGAGAAAGGATCTACCTGGCCCTTCTCTCACTGAAGAtgtaagagagaaaaggaaaggtgattaaggaaaaaagagaggcacAGAATACCTACCAAGACTCTTCCTTATTTTAGGGCTACCATACAAAAGCCAAGCACTCCATATATTTGCATCTCTTTTTGTTGCATCTAGACATTGTCCAGATTTTTGCACCTCAGGTCTGAAGGTCTTAGAGGTAGGTCAAGTCAAGAGACAGCATGTCAGGGATtccaaaaaatgttctttattactatagaatagaataacagaatcttgaaaattTGTGAGGGGTTCTTTCTGTCCAAACGTATGCCAAATCAAAATCAAGGAGTTATTTtgactttcttttctctttctcaggAGTATGTAAGCTTTTCCAAAAGCCCCCCTTAATTGGTTTGCTAATTTCCAAGGCCAGGTCTCCATTCCTTTACTGGTACCCGGCCTTGTTTATGGCCTTAAAGAAATATTGAAAACTTTATCCCAGAGGTTGCTAGAATCTTATGTGAAAGGAGTTCCTCTAACTTTACTAGTGAGTAACCTACTGCCAGGTGAAGACATGTCTTATATGTCTTGTATAATCTTAGCAAAAATTAAGAtaaggagaaaaataaagagattaaaatatgtattaaaCATTCTTAGTTAAACAGTTGAAAAATGAGCTTCCTATCTTTGCTGCTAGGCTTGGATGTTAAATTCTCCAAATTGCTCACTTCAGAAATAACTTTCTATATTTGACCCAGGATGGGAACTTCAACTCTGCAAGATAACCTTTACAATCTGAAGGTCCTCCAGGTGGCCATTGTTAAACAGTCTGAGAATAAAAGTTGACATATCTGGAGGTCATACAATTGAAGAAAACTTTGTGGGGTAGTAGTGATACTAACTTTCCTTTTCAAGCATCTGATTTTCTTCCTCATGAATCATGtcattgcttttcctactgcctaacACCCCAAAAAAGGACATGTTCCCTGACTCACCCTCAATCCCTCTTAGATTTCAGGCATAACATACCACACggcaaacatctaaaatgccatGAAACTTGTTAAGAACATTTGGTGCCACAGCAGCTGAGGATCAAGAGATCTAACAAGGTCTTGGGTCAGAATAGAGATGTGGTTATACCACCGGTGGCAGTAAGTTAGCTTTAAGATGCAGATCGAGCTTCAGACAAAAATACATGGAATTAATTTTCTGCGGACTTGCAATATCTGAGCCTTTTGTTTTGCCTTGAAAGAAAATTGGGGGTTAAGTATACCTGACCCAGCCATTATATCCAGTACCTTTAGATTTCTGCTCGATTTTTCCTGCTCATGCTGGTGCTGCTTCAAACTCAAAGAGCCTTCACACCCATAGCTACTCTGTACCTGCTGGGATCTATATAGGGTCAGAGAAAAACCTCTACCTACCCAGTTTAATGCTGCTTCCTCCTAAGTTTATTCTCTTAGATAGAAAAATGGAGTCCCACTCAGGGTAGGATGAGGAGCAATATATGAAACAGTGAGACAATAGCATAATCAGTTCTTCCCCAGGCATTAGCTGATAACTCATTCAATACAATCCCCAAATAACTGGACAGGAACAAGTTGAAATAAATACCGAGACAGTATCTTTAGTAACTCCAGTATGGGGTCTCTTGTTCAGTACTGAGTGTCTAAATCTGCAACTATAGCCTGCCCATCAACAATGAAAGAGTTAGAAGAAGTTAAATAAGCTAATACCCAAAGCCCAAGAAATGAGTTAAAAACTGGTTTCCTGTACTCCAGCATAAGCAGGGGACAGTATTTTGATTGGAATCCCAAAATTGTTATCAAGGACATTGCTACTGTGATGTTCTTGAGTATTTCTAATAGAATACCATTGAATGAATATTTGTGCATATGTGAATGAGCATGTAAATGTGGATGACATGagatgaatgagagagagagagggaagagggaagattGGGACTTGTGAAGGTTTTGTTTTTCTCCCAAGGGTATTTGCTTATGTTCATCTCAAACCAATTCAACACAAATctccattttctttattttattattttttttcagactgttaaaaagaaaaattttaaaaagagggaaaattaaaaaaaaaatcctggtacatgaaataaagtttttttttattaaaaaaatgtatcaCTTGGTCCTTGCTTATATGAATTTATTTGGTAGTTTGAAGTGAAGGCTTGTTCTTCCTTCCATTCGTCTGTGGAAAAATGTCCAAGAAAACAGGATTCCAATGGAGGGGAATGGAAGCTATTTTGCCATGGTTTTGCTAAGTTCAGTTTTGCTAGTAGTCTAGATACCTGGTAAAATATGTAAAAGCAATAAGGTGCAATTAACCTGAATGGTTCACAGGCAAAGAAATGTATTTCTCTGACAGGCAGATAATATAAATTTCCACAAATAGATTCATTTTGCAAATTATAATATTTTCAAAGCATAAATTTATATTATCAAAATATGCATTCTGAACAAGCCAGAACCTGGAGATGCAAACAGGTATCTTCCTCTAGtcattatttctatttatattcaaTTTCATACAGGTTTTCTGAAGTCAACATTTTATTTTGCTTATGATGATTATTTTTATGCTGACTTATTTACCAAAGTTTAAAGAGCAGAAAAACATgataaattatgaaaatattaaaaatatagaaacaataagaaatacaaatctagagtcagtatttttttttaaagccacttGTGCATcacgagaaaaaagaaacaacatcATAAAAAGCCAAAGAAAATACTATAAGATGGAATTCACTTGACATCTTTAAAAAGAAGGAACTGAATACATCTTTCTTAATAAGCAATTTCATAAGTGTGCACCAAACATGCCCTCTctcctataaaacattttgatgatGATCTTAATTGAAATCTATCAGACATCTCTTTAAGATATCGTTGGACACTTTTCTATAACTACATTTAAAGGGTTtttattttcagatcatgtgATAATATAATGTTTGAATGATCTAAACATTCATATTATCCATTATGGAGCAAATCTAAGCCAGTCAGAGTTGCTTCAAATGGCAAAAAAACTCCAGAAATAGAATAcctgtggcaaaagaaaacaaacgtAATACCAATAGTAACGGgcaccttgggtgcaatcccaaaacaactggagcatcaCTTGAACAGCATCATCATCAACAGATTCACTATCAATCAAATGCAAAAATAAAGGTACCTTTACTcaaaacagcttacatcctgtgagaatactttaacaccatcaaacttAAACATCTGCCCATCCAAGGTCTTTCAGAAGGACTCAATAGGTGGacaaaaaatgccaaatccagtctgaacatctggctgactgtgcaatggACCATAATAACAAATTgtcaataagaaaaagaaaaaagtctggATGATGGAACATGGCAGCAtctggagacagcagaagagaagagaaagaactggagaagacaATAAACTAGAAAGacctgcaaataaaataaaacgactatggcaaaagaaagcaagagtagtaccaatagtaatagatgCCTTGGGTGCAATCCTAAAACAACCAGAAGCACCACTTAACAATGACAAATTCACCTTCAccaaattgcaaaaggcagctttattcgGAACAATCCTTTAATGATTCCCCTTACACGATCAAACATCAACATCTAcctatcccagatccttgggaaagACTCCAGAGGGGAGTATAAAATGGCAAATCCAGTTTGAACATGTGGCTGACTGTGTGACAAACCATAATAAATACGTTTTGTGGGGGAAATTGGAGGCCTGAAACAAAGTTTCCTTGTTAACATTATTGGACTCCAAACCAAACTGATTGAGTGCCCGGAGAATAGATTGATATCAACAGTTAATTACATAGCACAGACAGGAAAAGCCCCCGACTTAATATCAGTAATAATGTCATCAGCCAGACTTAGCCTTGAGGCTTAGCCTTGGTTTTTCCTTGTCATCCATCCTGATCTGTATTTCTTTCTAATTTATAATCAAGTAGCTCATTTTCATACTTCTACACAAAATGCAAGCCAACATCATTTCACCTGCCTTTTGCTTCGTCTTCAAAGTCGCTTTAAACTGaattacgagggttgcccagaaagtactaatgcaccacatttttttcttcaacaattatttattgaacacgatgaaacttacacacaagaaagaatgatgtttcttctacactcccaatTTTTCCACGTAATCCCTGTCCCGTTCTATGGACTTCCTCCAGCGGTACCACTccttcttctaatggcctcacccttaaTGATtggtgaaccgaactcgcacaattcgggtccgtaccgaattttacgGTGTTCGGTATCCCGGACCCGAACCCGGATTTTTTTGAAAATCCGTgccgaagtttgggttcgggcaACGTGGCGAAGCGGAGAAGCAGAGAAGCGGCggaccaatggacagccttcttcttacATGAAGCCATGCAGTCTCCGGACATCAACGTAAATGCGGTGCTAAAACTTATCTGCTTGGGCGAGAGACCACACACCGCCCAGGAGCTATGGACCGgcatccaggggcagacagaTGAGTGGTTGTTGCCGCTGAACCTGAAGCCGGGGAAGGTGGTGTGTGACAACGGGcggaaccttgtggcagccttgggccGAGCGGGGTTGACGCACATCCCTTGCATGGTGCATGTGGTCAACCTGGTGGTGCAGATGTTCCTGGCCAATTATCCGGGCATGTCAGTGCTGCTAGGTAAAGTGTGTGCAGTGTGCACGCACTTTTGatgttcccaccctgctgctgcccgcctatcttccctgcagaggaactttggccttctcacccaccgcctcatctgcgatttgccaaccaggtggaattccacgctgcatatgggttttttaaaaaaaatatttttttattatttttcattagacaaacaaaaacaaacaacattcaacattcaaggagctaccattgctccgcttgtcgcaGAAGTCTAGCtactacagaaaaaaaaaccctaactataatcagatcaatacagaaatagaaCACGCTGCATATGGTTAAAAGGGTGTGTGAATAACAGCAGCCAATAGTGGATTACCAGTTTCATAACCCACGGTCAAGTAGAAGCGCAGATGCACAGCACTTTACCCCCAATGAGTGggcctccatgagggacatttgttCCGTCCTGAATGGCTTCCAGAATGTCACCAATATGGTCAGCGCTGACAATTTTGTCAtcagtgctaccatccccatggtttgcctactggaaaaaacccttcaggccatgcaGGTTGTGCGACAAGAGGAAACAGAGCGGCAGGCGGAACAGGAGGAGCAGGCGGAGTAAGGCCCATTTTCCCAGCAAATCCATGTCTTGTAGGGTGGTGGGCTGTGCCGACAGCAGCCTGGTACTCCActgtccagccagcatagagttttttggggggggggaggaggaggaggaggacttgcagcagggtggcccccagtgcagctcacgggcaCCAATAGAGAGTggctggaggggggagcaggaggaagaggaggaggaggaggaggaggagagacctgttgCTGAAAATATCACCTTGACTCCgggcagcctggctcacatgagccactacatgctccaATGCCTGCGGAATGACCCCAGGGTAGCCCGCATCCTTGACTCAGCCAGTTACTGGGTGACCACCCTGTTGGATCCCCGTTATAAGGACCGCATCACCTCCTTCATACCAGCGCCCGAGCGGGAGCACAGAATACGCGAGTACAAACGTGCGCTCATGGACGCACTATTGGAAGAGTTCTCACAGCAATTGGAGTGCCCAGTGGTGGCATGCGGAGTAGGAGTAGGACGCAGTCTGCAACGCAGCGGGGACACTGGTACCACCGCAGGGGAGTGGTCATTGGAAGACATTGCAAATATGCATGATGTCATATTTGACCTCCACACAGATCCACCACCCTCGGATGTGATGTCCCATAGCAGAAGGCATCACGTGACCCCAATGGTGGACGAATCCCTGTCCACGCGCATGATGGTTCTTAGCGATGCCTCCACCaacttcaatttttgggtaggaaaattgaacacgtggccagagcttgccttctatgccctggaagtgctgTCCTGCCCTGTGGCAAACGTCCTATCAGAGCGTGTGTTCAGCaccgcaggaggggtcatcactgacagaaggatcCGCCTATCCACAGTCAACGTTGACATACTGACATTTCTAAAAATGAACCAGGTGTGGATCACAGAGGATGTTGCTatgccaccacctgagtgagtggttagagcgTTCGCTACCACCACCAACAACCACACCCTCACAGTTGTAAAattcatgttatgtatgtatatagtcagttatatttttatggtgaaagtttgggtatagtttgtgttcgactaaagtttgtgttcaataaacctattttttgcacagatttgttctgagagcctaaatggatGTTCCTTCCAAGTTGTATCACCTATTGAAAATCTTTGATATCCATGTGTATTTTCATGGGAAAACTTTTAGTGTGTCCTGAGTTCGAATCCAGTCAATGGCTGTGCACCtggccaggaagaaaaaaattattttggaaaaatggttgcagggagCCTAAATGcagggagtcttcagagaggggtggcatacaactctaataaagcaTAAACTATGTCCCCTCCCAGAACTGTCACCGTTTGTAAATCTGAGATATGCAGACTTATAGTAATGGGATGTAATGATCTGGTTTGGGTTTGACAAACATGGTTTGTGTTCTCTCTCCACCAGTTGCAATTTGCCAACACTACCCTCAGTGTTCAGTCTGCTGCTACTACTGCCCACAGTGGCCAGTGACCCAGCACGCCATATAGCGCATGCCCTCCAATCACACaggattgctgtgcaaaatctggtgggtggctgTTGTTGCCTCCCCCCACCTACTCTGCGTTCCCGTTCACCttcctgcaaatttaatttgtgggcaaccacaggactgccttctgtggctttatttttttaaagtttggagttcggttcgggttcggggttcagtgacatcacccaaattttttgcaaagttcaCCCGAATCCGCCAAactcgaacttcgttgggttcgcccatcactactcaccctctgttcttctgttctgttcttctaatggcctcaccctctgtgcccagcgactaaccgtacttctgttgactgcagattctccataaactgtacacaaatgtttgagaatgttcccaacagtttctgtctccgcagtgagaaattcagtgacgacacgctgcttgtaacatacatcacttacagacaccacttcaaaacattgctgcagctacgctatctgtctgaaaaaatacaaaatttacacaagcactcctgacaattcaaataatgtacatctaaagtttcgcatttgtaccattactgtaggctgagaaagaaaatgtggtgcattactttctgggcgaccctcgtacattcTGAATCCCGACACCTTTCTTAGTTCTGTGTCATTCCGGCTGACCTTGGAAACATTaaatcaaacatttaaaaaacccaagtcTTTAAAAAGAAATCCTGCTTTTAATGAATTTTACTTTTTCAACACCACAGCATGACAAAGCATGACCAGAAAACAAGTTCCTCATTCTGACATGTTCCCAAGTTTTTCCTCTCTTCTGTGAAGAAAAGGACTCAGCCAttgcctctctctcccctcccactTCCTGGTCAACCCTACCCAGGCGGAGGTTGCCCCTACCGCCACTATTGGTGCTATGTGCATGTagcttcaggtctctggcatTTGCTTGCATGTGTCCCAGCAAGATAttggttctgcgcatgcacagaagcaaaatctcactgggatgggCGTGCATGTACCccagagacctgaagctgtgcacacagttccagttttactactggtgcggCATCCTCAGggggggcagcaggcaggataagtggaatgcagttccaccagcagaaatgaagatgtgtgtgcagctccagctgatcagcggctgtcacttcctggattactggtctcagctcggctctcctttttttctctgctgcttctgcaagcatagaaacatagaaacatagaagactgacggcagaaaaagacctcattgtccatctagtctgcccttatactattttctgtattttatcttaggatggatatatgtttatcccaggcatgtttaaattcagttactgtggatttatcaaccacgtctgctggacgtttgttccaaggatctactactctttcagtaaaataatattttctcatgttgcttttgatctttcccccaactaacttcagattgtgtccccttgttcttgtgttcactttcctattaaaaacacttccctcctggatcttatttaaccctttaacatatttaaatgtttcgagcatatccccccttttccttctgtcctccagactatacagattgagttcattaagtctttcctgatacgttttatacttaagaccttccaccgttcttgtagcccgtctttgtacccgttcaattttgtcaatatctttttgtaggtgaggtctccagaactgaacacagtattccaaatgtggtctcaccagcgctctatatagcgggatcataatctccctcttcctgtttgttatacctctagctatgcaggcaagCATCCAAATCACTCCCATTTCTTCCCTCCGCCCTCTGCTATTAAAAGACTTTAAATTTAACCCTTTATTCCAAGTGAGAGAAATTGGGAAATTATaggcagggttgggctactgGACGGGGGGACGGACGCAGTGATTTTCCAAAAATCAGGCCTAGCTGTCAGTTGATTGGGTGCAGGGGCCAGAGGGAGGCAGA contains these protein-coding regions:
- the CACNG2 gene encoding voltage-dependent calcium channel gamma-2 subunit isoform X2 translates to MQLCPLGELTLNLDLFSGNFKGLCKQIDHFLEDTEYEADTAEYFLRAVRASSIFPILSVILLFMGGLCIAASEFYKTRHNIILSAGIFFVSAGLSNIIGIIVYISANAGDPSKSDSKKNSYSYGWSFYFGALSFIIAEMVGVLAVHMFIDRHKQLRASTHTTDYLQSSAITRIPSYRYRYQRRSRSSSRSTEPSHSRDASPVGIKGFNTLPSTEISMYTLTRDPLKAATTPTATYNSDRDNSFLQVHNCIQKENKDSIHTNTANRRTTPV
- the CACNG2 gene encoding voltage-dependent calcium channel gamma-2 subunit isoform X1, with amino-acid sequence MGLFDRGVQMLLTTVGAFAAFSLMTIAVGTDYWLYSRGVCKMKGTGDNETSKKNEEVMTHSGLWRTCCLEGNFKGLCKQIDHFLEDTEYEADTAEYFLRAVRASSIFPILSVILLFMGGLCIAASEFYKTRHNIILSAGIFFVSAGLSNIIGIIVYISANAGDPSKSDSKKNSYSYGWSFYFGALSFIIAEMVGVLAVHMFIDRHKQLRASTHTTDYLQSSAITRIPSYRYRYQRRSRSSSRSTEPSHSRDASPVGIKGFNTLPSTEISMYTLTRDPLKAATTPTATYNSDRDNSFLQVHNCIQKENKDSIHTNTANRRTTPV